The window GTGCATGCTCCAACAGCACTGGTGTCTTGCTCTGTTTGTGAGCAGGGAGCCCATGGCTCGGCCCGTGTGCCTCAACTGCCATAACAGTGTCATGGTTTTGGCTACACCTTGTAGCATCAAGAGGATTATTAACGAATGCACGAGCCTTTCTGTACCTCTAGCCTGAGAGAGAGGTATTCCACCATAGCCTCAACATCAGCCAGATGGCCAGTGGATGGTACTTGTCTGATGGTACTGCACCTTCTCAGCTGCACTGCTCAGGGTTGAGCTTTTAGTTTGTAAAGGTCCCTTCCCTGTGGATGGGTTCTGTCAGGGTGGGTGGAGAAGTAgttcctggagaagagcaggctgagAGAGAAGTGTGTGCTGAGAGATAGCTGGTCAAAGCCTCCCAAGAACTGATAAGCTCTGGAGATGAGCAGTGCTGTTGAGACTGCAGGAGTGTATAAACTCAGCATACCATAAGTCTGCTGAAGGTTTCTGAGGTCACCAGCACACTTGAGCATCAACTGTATAACCAACACAATATCCAAGAGGCAGTGGCTGCTCTGTGCAGACAGACCACAGGATTATACCTGCTGCAAGAGCAGACCTTCTGGGGACCTTCCAAATTTCTTCCTAGAAGCCTCTGGCAATGTCAGCATGACTCTCCACTTCTCAGTCAACAGCTAGTGTTGGTCCCATGTGGTGTGAGTAACTAGTTATCTCCTTTTAGTCGTTAACAGCTTGAATCCCTTAACAGTAATGCACTAACAAAGACAAGCTGTTCCAGTAACTATTGGCTGTGACATGATGGTGGATCTCTCTGTCCCTGCTGATGGGGAGCAGTGGGAAGGGGGCAGATCCTCAGGTTGGAAGGAGTTGTTACAAATATTCACCAAGAATTTTGAATCTAAGAAAAAGCAGGTGGTCTTTATATCTGTTGTTGGACAAAAGGGCACTCAAATCTTTCTGCCAACCTGAAACCTGGACTGGAAATCAGCTTTTTTGTCATCATGGGGGAATGAAGTGTTGGAGCCCTAGGTGTGTGGGAAATGGACAGTTAAGGCTCAGTAGTGGGTGATGGGCCATCCTGGGGAGACCTCCCTGCAATGGTGTGGTACATTGGATTCCTTGGGGGCCAAAGAGGAACATATTCtaatggaagaggaaaggaaaagacacAGTTCTGCAGTAGTGGTGATATGAAGTCCGGAAACTCATAATGTGTGAGTGGGGAACAGACAAGCAGGATGACACACCACTGCTGGCAGCGCTGGAGACAGCACTAAGCCCGCTGCCTGTCTGCGGTGATGGCAAGACTGACAGCCACAGACTGTGGGTGGAGGTGGCACAAACCTTCTGCATCCCTCACCTTCAGTTCATCTTGAGAACATCACAAGCACTTTGCTGCCCAGACatttcagcagctgcagccatTGGTCTGCTGGTAAGTGAGGAAGCCAGAAGCATCAAGGCTGACATTAAGATCTCAAGCAGAGTGCAAAACCAGCAAAGTGCTTCATGCCTTGTCACAGCGGGAGCTCAACCTGATGCCACTGCTTGGAGGTGTGTCTTTGACTTGTTACTACCAAGAGCAACGAATCTGGCACTGAGGTCAATGGTGAGAAGTCCACACAGCCTCCATCACATGTTTTCGATCAAATTTTTCAGTGTCAAAAAAGAGTAACCCAAGCAGAGCGAACATTTCCCCATTCCCCATCACCTCAACATGGCACACAGAGAGCAGCTGTGGCATAAATTGATGCCACCAACATCACTTTGGCTTCTCTCCCTTGATTCCTCTGAgccttaattttttctttcactgcttttgcCATATACCTCTCCCTAAGAACTAAGTGCAGAGAAATTATAGTGGATAACATATGAACTCTTAACGCATTTACAGCACTTGGGGAATACACACTGCAGAGCTACACCACGTTTGAGAATGTGAGAGACATGGCTGCTTGGCCAACAGGTTTACACAGACTGTAGCATTGAGCTGTCTTTGTATGTTGCCCCCTTGGAAGCCACACAAGGATTTAAAAGGTGAATGAAAGGTTTGTGGTCACCACTGGGCGTTACAGCAGGCACGTACAAGAGCATCAAGTCATCTCTGTGAAGGCTTTCTGACAGATGGGCTGGCTGCCCTCAGATTTTACACTCTATTTTACACCGCTCCCCCTGGGTGGTGGGAAGAAGTGCAAGGCATTTGCAGAGCCAGTTTCAGAACCACTACACAGGACATGGAAACACCACCCAGCTTATGATAACCTGAATGGGATGGGGATGCTGAAATACTAGTCAactatttgctttgctttgctttgcaagaAAAGTCTTTCCTAATGCCATAATGGTGGGCAGAAGAGGGCACTGGGGCTCACTGGGAAGCATGCTGTCTTTCTCTGTTTActgcagaaaatataaaaatccctGTAGAGTTTTTCTACCACCACATCACAAGACTTGAAAACTGTTCAGTACCGGCTGTCGCTGCTGATGGGGCTATTGCTAAAAAACTCCACCTGAGGGCAGCCCAGCACCGACCGTCACCTGGGAATCGCTGCCTCTCAGCACTACacacttttttctctctcaaacgCACACCGGCTGTTGCTACCTGGCATGCACAAGTCTTTCCTTACAacttattttatttcagcttcacaAAAACCCCGCTTTACCAGTTGCAAAGCACTGTCATTCATGAAGCATTAGCATCGCCCTGGACCTGCTCTGAAAAAGCCGGCTAGCTTCTGTTATGCTTCAGACTTAGTTCTTGTCGGgttctttccccctcctccccaagcTGAATCTGCAAGCCTCTGTGATTTCACCTTTTCAAACAATCTGAAAGTTTCTGTCGTGATGTTTCTAGGCCCCCAGTGCTGGCACGGGGGGTTGGTTGCTGTTGGGGGTGGTTGCTGGCTGGGTGTTAAGCACCAACACCACCAAAAACATGTCGACCCACTTAGCACTGGAGGGGGTTTTGCAGCTAGAGTCAAGCTTAGAAGTCTTAAGAAGGGTGCTACAGGGAGTATCTTGCAGCAGTAGGATCAGTTACTCAGATTCATGAGTTAGTGAGTGATTTTATAGTCAACAGCAAAGAAAGCAagatcctttttcttcctttttttttttttttcttttaacccaTGTGTTGCCCTTATACTACTGATCAGGTTACACACACATGTAAACGTATTAAATGGCATCATGTAACACTTTATCAACTCAAGTTTCCATGGTAAACTGAAAGAACATAAATGACCTAAAATGAATTCCTCCAACTTTAAGCAAAGCATtgctttatttgtatttttgagaCCAGAGAAACTGCCTGAGACATTAAATCCAGAGAGGAAAGGGATGACACTCACCTGGCAGATAATATTGCCCCAGTCTCTTGAAGCAGCACTGGGTGCCACAGGATCTGTACTTGATTTTGTTTGACCTAAGTAGTCAGTGAGAGCTCGCCCCAGCTGAAAGGAACTGTCAAATGAAGGAGCAGCGAGGGCAGCACGAGTCAACTGGGAGCATGTTTTTAGCCTTtggagggagagcaagagagcaGAAGCACTCCAAAGCTGGCTGAACATCCCTCACCACCCAGAGTGAGAGGAGCTGCCCAGGGCTCCCAGCCTTTGCTGAGCTGTGTCAGTCACCATGGAAAATCCCAGACCAGGGCACAGCAAACCAGAGCTGGGTCACTCTCCCTGTGGTGGGTGAGCCTGCTCTGGAGGTGTTTCCCAATGACATCTCAGCTGCTGACGTGCAGTGTCTGCTAAATACAGGTTCTGCATCGCAAGGGACAAAATCATGTCCTGCACCACCCCGTGCTGGGAAAACCAAGGGACACTGCCAAATGCTGCTGGCATCAGTCAATTGGTATGATTACccagaacatgaaaaaaatagagaTGAACAATAAAGATATTTTCCATCTGCACTAATGCAGTAATTAGACTCTTCTCCTCTATAATGCCAGGCCTCCTGTACCTACAGGAGCCCACGCAGGCAGCCAGATTTTGTTGAaattgggtattaggaaaaatttcttcaccaaaatggttgtcaagcactggaacagactgcccagggaagtggttgattcaccatccctggaggtatttaaaagacatgtagacgtgGCGCTtggggatgtggtttagtggtggacttagcagtgttaggttaatgattggacttgatgatcttaaaggccttttccaacctaaatgattctataattctattcTATGAAATCAAAGCACCATGAGGGAACACTGTCTCATATTGTGCAGGGCAGACCTCAGCAGAAGCCACAAAGGCAGAAATGATTGTAGACTAAGAAGCAATATTGTGCAGCTATGCCTTGGGCAAGCAGACATATGAGAGGTTaaaacacaggagaaagaaaGTCTACAGCAAAGCCCATTCTCATGTGCTGAGGGGTGACTTCAGTCTGCAGAAAGCGTGAAGGAGGGGTGGGCTCTGAGGAAAAACTTGGCTGAAGGAAAGTGAAAACAGATGGAAAACTCATCCTACAGGACTTCAAGATCTGGTGGGTGAACAATGATGCAGAGAAGGAAACAGGGCACCTGGGAGGAAACCTGAAGGTCTCTAGAACATCTCCAGTCTAGGGAGAAACTGGCCCAGACCAGCCTCCTGGTGCAGAAGGAAACAGCACCAAGGAGGGGGCAGGGATGCATTGGAGGGATGCCACAGGTGGGTTTCCACCTTGTGAGATCCCCCCGTGGCTGCTGTTGTGTGGCAGGGCTTTGGCCACCTGGCTCCTGcagtcattatcccactctactcagcgctcGTCAGGCCACACCGGGaatactgtgttctgttttggtccccactatacaaaaaggatgtggacagactggagaaggCCCAGAGGAGGtccacaaagatggtcaggggaCTGGGAGGACTGCCAcgtaaggaaaggctgagagaactgggtgtgttcagccttgagaagaggaggcttcgggcagaccttatcaccatgttccagtattgaaagggtggctacaaagaagatggagactccctttttacaaggagtcacatggaaaagacaaagggtaatgggtacaagttactcctggggagattctgattggatggaagaggaaaaattttcaccTTGAGAACAATGACCCTCTGGAatgatctccccagggaagtggtggattccccaacattggacacttttaagactcagctgggcagggtgctgggccagaaaggttggaccagatgatccctgaggtcccttccaccttGGGATtgttccatgattctgtgaaggtCCCCGGGCGTCACCCCGCGCCATCAGAGCATGGAGACACGGCGAGTCCCGCGTGGGAGGGGCCGCGGGGGAGAGGGGAGACCCCCGGCACCCAGACCCTGTGTCCGCAGGGGTGACCCTGGCCCGGGCAGGGGGGTGACGGCAGGCGGGTGACCCACGGTCACCCGAGtccggcggggaggggcggggccaccAGGGCGctgcggccccgccccgccccacgccCCGGCGCCCGCGGCTAAAACTGCCGCGCCCGGCGGgacccgccgccgctgcccgcgctgGAGCCCGTTCGTCCGCCGGTGAGTGCCGTGCCGTGCCCCCCGCTCCCGAAGGGGTGctgccttccccccccgccccgccttgCTAAGCCTCCCTTCGGGAAGTCCCCGGGAAGCAGGACGCGGTTTGCAGCGTGCGGGACGGAGGGTCCCAGCCTCGGCCTGGCCGGGGCTTGTGCCCACCGTGTGCCGCCCGGGGCCCTGCCCCCGGGCCGGGTCCGTGAGCCCGCGGGGGCTGGCCCAGGGGCAGGCTGAGCCCGGGGCTGGCGCTCGCCCGTCTCCTCTCCCCGGCTGTGCCGGTGTTCTCAGCCCTCCGAGGCGTGACTGGTCCAGTCCTGCCGGTGCAGGGACGGCTCCGGGGAGAGCCGGCGGTACACCCCTGCGAGCAGCGCCCGCGGCGGCTGCCCAGCTCCGCTGCTGCCGGTCACCCAGGCTCAGCGTGGTCCAGCCCCCCCTCTTCAGTCCTGCTGTAACCTACCCTGAAGGCTGAGGAAGAAGTTAGGTCCAGGATCAAGACCCTTTGCCTGCTTAGGACTGGTTCTTAGCGGGTCGGGCCCCTGCTCAGCTGTGGGATGAGCTGGAGGGACAGCCGAGCTGCCCAAGGAGCTGGATGCTCTCAGCTCTGGGGTGGGGCGGTGAGGGACAATGGACAATGTCAGCCCTGAACTTGCTGCACAGAGCTGGCAACCTGCCCACGGAGAGGCGGCCCAGAGCCTGGGTCTGCCTCATCCCCAGCCTGGTACTGCTCCTGAGAGGCTTTTGCTTGGGGCTGCCTGCCTGGTGTGGGCTGTGGGCTCCAAACCGCTTCCTCCACTGACTTCTTGCCCCCAGCGATGGCTGATGAGCTCAGTGACCTGCTGCGGGAGTTTGATGAGGTGATGGAGGACTTTGACAGAGGGCCTGCGTGCCAATACGAGCAGCACCTGGAGGAGCTGAAGAAGAAAGCGGGACATAGCGTGTATGATAGCGGCATTGATGAGCTGGAGAGTGAgtctggggctggggaaggaggagtcCTGGGGGAGGATGGTGTCTGTCAGGATGGAGTTTCTTTGGGAGCTCTGGGGTTCCTCCATGGTAAACCATGGAGCTTCCTGATGATCCCACCTCTGAGTTGCCTGCCTGACTCATCTCTCATGGGCTGGACAAGTAGCATGAGGTGATGACCACTGGATCCTGGCCCAGGGCCTGCCAACACCTGCTGGGGCTCCTTCTGCTGGGTTGGCTGCTGCAGGACTGCATGAAGTTTGAGATAACCAGGAGGTCAGAGGGAACCAGTTTGCTACAATAATCCCGAAGAGTCCCTGTGGCTATGCCCAGGCAACCTCTAGTGCTGTTTGCCCTGACAGAGAAGCTCAGTTCCCTTTTTCCAAGCATCCCTTGCAGTCGAAGAAGAGCAGATGGGTTGGCCAAGAGTGAGGGTGGTCCAGGGACCATATGCCATGCACATGATTGGTCCCTGGTCCTGCAACTTGTTTATAAGGTGCCTGTGGCCATGGACAGTGACTAATGCTTTGCATCCGTAGGTACCAGCACATCCCCAGGAAGCAGTCTCAACTCCAGCGAGGAGGACCTCAACACCCCTGCCAATGCTTACCCCTCCAAAGGTGAGGCTGAAAGATCTGTCTGAAGGGCTTCCTTCTGCATGCTTGGCTTGGCTTAGCAGTGATGGGCTGGTACAGAAGCAACCAGAGCAATTGTGGTTAGAAGTAAGGGGTAGGGATTGTTCTCCCAAATTAGAGCTGGGGGCAGGAAATGGGAGAGACCTGACAGTGTGTTTCTCTCCGCTAGCAAAGCTTGGCGACACGCAGGAGCTGGAGGAGTTCATTGCGGATCTGGATAAAGTGTTGGAGGGTACGTATGCAGCTCTGATCTCTGTGCTTCCCAAGACCCAAGCTGCATCCAGCCTGGAAGGTCACCAGGGCTGGGGCTTCTCTGCTGCCTCTGGCTCAGCAGAGATTGGCCCAGCACCCTTCCTGGGGCTCCCACTTCAGGGGGCTTAGAGCTGCAGGGGTGGAATCTTTCTGTCTTTTGCATAGGGAGGGCAGGGGGCTCATCTGCATTTCCCCACTctggtgcctcagtttctcccAACTGGTGAAGTGGAGGTGGCAGTACTGTCCTGGTGGGGAGGAGACTGGGGTTGTGAAGGCCAGATTGGTCCTGACAACAAAGGCCTGCAAAAAAGGTGGCCAAACAGCAGCAACCTGCAGGGCTATTGACATTTTCAGGAAGATGTACAGATGCTTGTGGCTCTCTGCCTACAGCATTCCTCTGACTGCTGCTCAAAGGCTTTTCTTTGCTAtgtgagggggaaggtgagcaggAGGAAAAGACTGTTTTTCCTTGTGGTATACCccagcctggaaaaaaatcagcCCTGTGGGAATATCCCGTCTGCAGGGAGGAAAGTGAGGATTCAGACTCATTAAGTATCACCTAACACATGCCCTTGGGATGTGTTGGCACTAAGTGAAGCTGTTGGTAGGTCTGAGTGAGATTTCTGCATCTGTGGAGTGGGCACTGCTGCAGAGGGTTTGTGCGATGGCAGAGAGGGGAATCCCAGCCCTTGGGGAGCACAGATGGGTCATGGTATCCTGCAGATGTTTTTCTCCTAGTAAAGGGCTTGGCTGCAGGTACTGCTGGAGAAGGTGGTGATGCCATGCTGGGCATCTCTGGCAGCTTTacccaggcagctctgcagtcCTGTGAGGTTGGCTGGTCACCAGTAGCTTCTtttctggggaaactgaggcagagggtACACTTCCTCTCCAAATGGGTCACTGGGCGACAGGCTGGAGGCAGAGAGAACttgatttaaacaaaaataaacattatttccCCTTAGGCAGGCTACATAAGTCACAGTTCTCAGTATCTGTTCCCTTCCCTTTTGAGCATCCAAAATGAGGTGGCTGGTGAaaagtgctgcttctgctggccCTGAGCTGTACTCGGGGGCAGTGAAGCAGGAAGGGGACCAGAGCCCCCCCAGCAGATTTCTGCTCTCAccttgctgctggtgatgcttAGGGGGGTCCAGCGCACCATGCAGCTGCCCTCCCCTCAGCAGTCATTTCACCAGTCTTCCCCCCCACCCTTGATTGTCTTGCAGAGATGTGAGATGTGGTTCTGGTGGTGAGTTTGGAGAGGAAGACCCACAGCAGACGAGCCCCGTGCCTCCCCGATGCACCCTCTGCTTCCGTGCCCCTGCCACCCACTGCTTGCGTGGGTGACAGGTCTCCCGTGCCATGCTGCTCCGTGCCGGGGAAGGGCAGCGCCAGCCACAAGTGGGGACTGATCCCGCAATGGGACGGGCAGCTGGACCTTGCTCTGCTCCCACGTGCAAGGCAGGACTCAGCCAGCGCTGAGATGGGACAAGCTCTCGCTGGGGGCACAACACCTTGTCCTGCGAGGGGCACTGGCAGCTCTTGTGACTGAGTGGGAgagggggtgggatggggtggggtgggggagtggtGTCTATGCCACTGTTGAAGCCAGAGGAGAAACCCTGGGTGATTTTAGAGAAGATCAGCTTGCAGTACATCATCAGTGAGACCCTGGTGTTCCctcctgggaagcctgttcccaCAGTAGCATCTGTCACAGGCAGTGACAACCACTGCTGGCCCTTCGCTTTGCACGGGTAGCCTCAAATAaggcccctgcctgcaccccaagTGCCTCTGCCCCAACTGCTGCTGTAAATACTGTAAAAAGAATGTTACACACTGTACAGAGGGGATGTATTTTTATGAATGGGATTTTAAGACTCAGTGcttgtctgtgtgtctgtccagTCTTTTCCCATGGGCTCTTCTCCACAGCTGCCTGGAGGGGTGGAGCAGGCATGCTAGGGCGCAGCCAGTGGGGCATCAGAGAGACTGGGGGAGGGTGGGGTGACAAGGAGACTTCAGGGAAGCAAATTAAGGAGCATTTGTATGTCTGAAGTGGGGTAGGGGAGCCCCTGGTcctccctggctgcagcagagcatgGGGCAGGCTGGGCTACCTTCTGTCCACGGCTGCTGTGCTCGGAGCTCTGACCCTGGCAACagggatggatggacggacaggGGGAGGgacccagctctctgcaggggtCTTAGCAAAGCCCCCTGAAATGTGTCCCCAGGACTTGTACCCTCCTGCTGCCTTGTGACCCGCTGGGGAAatgccctgcctggctggggtAAACCCCAGCCTGTGAGCTTGGGCCTCCCTGGAGCAACcccaggagctggcagggagccTAGCTGCTCTCACGGGGCCAGATCCAGCCTGCCTGGTGGTCCTGAGcctgctggggacagggaagaGGAGGGCTGAAGCCATGCACCCGGGGGGCTCATCaggtgctgcagggtgggtaATGGCCACGGCATCTGCTCGGACATCCCGTCACAGGGGCTCTGGCTTCTggatggggtgggggtgggagaggagggcagAGTCTGTCCCTTTCTGCTCCCATCTGCTAGGGGCGATGTGCCACTGCCCACTCCTCTCGCACCGGTGGGAGGAGGTGCTGGGGACCTGTTCCTGGGGTGCTGTGAGACCTTCTCTGCTCCTGTTGGTACTCTCTTTTCAAAAGCCCCTTACTCTAccattttctgtgattctgtagggtagatttaggttagatgtaaggaagttctttgctgtgaggttgcccagagaagctgtggctgccccttccctggaagtgttcaaggccaggttggatggggttttgagcaacctggtctggtgaaagatgtccctgcccatggcaggaggtttggaactagatgatctttaaggtcccaaCCAAACCAGTATATGATTACCCTAAAGGTACATTACAGGGAGTATTTCTTGCTTAGCCTAAAGAAACAAGAGGCAAATGAGGCCccttgctgcagagctgggtttGCAGCTGTCGGTTTGTTCCCATTGTGCTTGAAAAGACCAGGGTGTGTGTCAGTGGGTGATACTGCTCCGGGAGTCCCACTTCTGAACATATGTGCCCTAGTGACACTTCCTCTGGTTATTGCCACTTGCAGCAACCCCAGGAGCAAGTCCCCGGGGGATGGGGGTTTGCAGTCCTCTGCCTTGGGTGGTGTGTGGGGTACCCCTGTGTGTCCCTGGGGGGTGAGTGGCTTGGTGGGGCAGACAGAAGGTGCTGTCCTTCCTTCCCAGTGATGTCCACATGGAGCAGAGACACATGCAGCTCTGTTGCAACTGTCTGAGCAGGAAACAAGACAGTTTTTAGCTTCTTTCCTCACCCCTTGGTTCCTGGTGTGCTGATCAGGAGGATATTGGTCATCTAATCTGCCAGCCTGGGGCTTGGTGCCATCACAGAAGTTTACTGAACACATGTTAATCCTGCAAACTCAAGCAATCGGGAGGGAGGGCAAGAGTGTGGTGGTGGCTTCTGAacagccccagcagagccctgtgcagGGCAGGTCACACATGGGGACACTTTCTGCTGTCACTCTCCCCAGCTGCATGACGTGTCTGCTGATCTGCCTCCCACATGGCCCCCTGGCCCCATCAAGGGGTGACCAGAAGATGGGGGTGAGAACAgtgtggggggctgggggtggcagtgATGCTCAGAGCTCTGCCCGTGACGCTCGGCTGTGTGATGGGGCCATAGCACCCTGGTCACCCACATCAATGGGGTCAGGGCAGCAGGAGCTTTGGGGGCGGTCACTGTCATATGCAGTGGCAGCAACTCCAATGTCAGTCAggacattttttcccctctgagtcATTGCACACAGGCGTTTCGCCCCTGCAATCTAGCTCTGACTCTGATGTTTATTCCACCCACGGTCCCTTTCTGC is drawn from Strix uralensis isolate ZFMK-TIS-50842 chromosome 13, bStrUra1, whole genome shotgun sequence and contains these coding sequences:
- the LOC141949429 gene encoding regulator of cell cycle RGCC-like, which translates into the protein MADELSDLLREFDEVMEDFDRGPACQYEQHLEELKKKAGHSVYDSGIDELESTSTSPGSSLNSSEEDLNTPANAYPSKAKLGDTQELEEFIADLDKVLEEM